AGGACACAGAATGGAGAGCTATGTTTTGAGGACAGCAAATACAAAAAAGTAATTGCAGTGTGCATATAACATTTTGATCCTTTGAGGACAGCAAATACAAAAAAGTAGTAGTAGCACCTCTGATTTGTTGTATTTAGAAACTGCACTGCCATTTTGATTCATGAAAATCACAAGTAGAACTATACTAACATAATTCACGATTAGTAGTGCATCAAATATTTCTTGAACATATATGAGCAATGAGCTGTCAGTTTGATCCAAATGGGAGCTCTTCATTGTCTTTTATCAGTAACTTGACATCTTTGAAAATCACAAGTAGAACTATACTAACATAATTTACTGTAATGTAAGAAATATACATGGATGGACCACTCAAATAATGTcattatatttgaatttgaaGGAGCAATGTAATAAGAAGATTTTACTGCAAAGTTAAAATACAATTTTAACTTGTTTGTTTTGTTACCCTGGTTGCTTTTCAGGTGAGATGCTATGAAAACAGTACCTTGaatatcttgcatatatcaacctgatCAATCATTTTGATATGTGATATTTGCGGAGCTGAGATGATATGAAACCCCAGTCTCGTGCCGCGCTGCTCTCCCCTTCTCTAACTATGTcttgtgactttttttgttttgtactacttttgagtggctgtgatgaatcaagtttccattagagaacttctgcactttagcaccttatgagctggtacttgggatattttgttctgtttgctgcttaactaggatggcttgtaccagtacaagcaaccagttctgtggccagttcaattcccattagagagagagaattaaattaagttccaggtgaaattaagttgcagttgtcatgctgataatgggtaaatctgagccatttctcgagttcttttgctcttgttcttttgcTCCAGGTGAAATATATGTAGTTCTCGTGCTTTTGACATACTGCTCTCTAATGGATCTGGAATGACCAATAGTTTCTTTTCTATTAGCTCAGTTCAATAGAGCTCTGTGATTTTTTGCATTGCTATTTGTAGAAGAACATGACTTTTTTTAATTCAATATATTAGCTAAGCTGACACCTGTATCTGAGCTTGTATTTGTGCTCCGATTGATGCTAAGAGTTAGGACTTGAATGTTTGTTCAGATTGGATCAGGTTTGGCTCCTCTTTCTTGAATGTCGCCACCTATACATGTGTGCATGACCAACTTTAGTGCTTGCTTGGTGTTCTATACTACTGTGCAGTTTATTTTTAGAATTTGTTGCAATACAATAGGGTATCGGGGACTTGGGTCTGTCAGTTAACCTTGTCCATGGGATAAGTATGTATGCAACACCAAAGTTTCTGAAATCTGAATCGATGATGTGGTCTAGCAATGCACTTATAAGGTATCATGGATTTCTAGTGCACTGTGGCTCTTTTGCTGCATCTATTTTGGTCTACAGATTTTTTTAGACATCTTTCCATGTTAGCTTTCTGTTATTGCATTCTACAGATTTTTTTAGACATCTTTCTGATTTGCCCCATGGGTCATTTTTATTTGATGCCTTAGGAATGCTGGACTTCTTCTCCCAATTATCATCACCTGCATCTGAATCCATTTTAGCACCCTTATCAGCCCAAGTATCCATTTCAGCTGGTTGTCCAGATACAGTTGCCTCGCCTGTTGGCTTCTCAGTGCTCCAGCCTCCCCAATCAGTGGAATTGTCCTGCACCTTAGCCTTGCTTTGCTGGGTGAGCTGGGATTTCTGATGCTTTTTGTGGTTGCCTGTGCAGACTGGAGCAGGAGTCGGGCTTCTACTTCAACATGAAGCACTTCGAGGACCTCATGCAGGGCGGCGAGTCGGACGAGTTGGAGAGGTACCTCAGCGgcttcaccaagctggaggacaaccGCTACTCCATGAAGATCTTCTTTGAGATCCGCAAGCAGAAGTACCTCGAAGCCCTTGATAGGTGACCGACTCATCACTACACTACTCTTGGTCCCTTGTTGTTGTCAATGTTTATTTTTTGCTGAATTTGCTGTCGGTGTCACAGGCATGATAGGGCCAAGGCTGTGGAGATTCTCATGAAGGATCTGAAGGTGTTCGCCTCCTTCAATGAGGAGCTATTCAAGGAGATAACACAGCTGCTGACCTTGGAGAATTTTAGGTATGGTAACTTTCCTTTCAGAAGCAAAATATATAGTGCATTGGGCCGGTGCATCCAGATGTGATTGTGTATTGATGATCAACAGGCAAAATGAGCAGATGTGATTTTGATGGTTTAATTTTGATATGTTTAATAACACATATTGACTTCATTAAAATATCAGGAATGCAATTTGTGAACAGAAATTCTATGGTGCTTTTTGGTATCAATTCAATTAGATTGTATGGTAGAATTTAATTTTTATGTGCACAACTGATATAAATCAAATAGTTCAATCACGTAACTGCTACTTGTGTAGGTTTACTATTTTTGTTCTTTATCTTCTTTTTGGTTATTCTGATGCCAAATGATGTGTTTCTTTGACTTCCCCTAGTATTTATGGATGGATAAGGTGACAGTTAAATGTAGTCGATGCTTCCTTTGTTCATTTGACTTGTTGGAATTTTATTGCTCCTGGTTGTCCAGCGCTACAGAATCTtcttgatatggttcttttgggaCTGTTTTCATGTGATTTGG
This sequence is a window from Miscanthus floridulus cultivar M001 chromosome 10, ASM1932011v1, whole genome shotgun sequence. Protein-coding genes within it:
- the LOC136488485 gene encoding protein TOPLESS-RELATED PROTEIN 2-like, whose protein sequence is MLDFFSQLSSPASESILAPLSAQVSISAGCPDTVASPVGFSVLQPPQSVELLEQESGFYFNMKHFEDLMQGGESDELERYLSGFTKLEDNRYSMKIFFEIRKQKYLEALDRHDRAKAVEILMKDLKVFASFNEELFKEITQLLTLENFRQNEQM